A single Anoplopoma fimbria isolate UVic2021 breed Golden Eagle Sablefish unplaced genomic scaffold, Afim_UVic_2022 Un_contig_10394_pilon_pilon, whole genome shotgun sequence DNA region contains:
- the LOC129114816 gene encoding zinc finger and BTB domain-containing protein 1-like, whose amino-acid sequence MARPSHSDHVLQQLNNQREWGFLCDCLIAIGDIYFRAHKAVLAACSSYFRMMFIRDQQGAGRLDLSNMQISAECFDLILQLMYLGRIVVGSYEFEELKASMAYLQMYYIPDSLEDLRDIRSSNLTPSSSASTASSSSTGLTGGKMMFGVRMYEQQRPAAPEAEHLPKAASSTAGRPDVPASISRPAAAAEEVVTPLIAAPPVVDRLVDQPCDLRKRPSGRSSALKDRPRFGRTYTCDDCGFVFSCEKLLIEHILTCTNRKAFHQPRGNAEGDNDSSKAESSASESTEEHRVICKGEDEWPEAKADSELAIRSAASGTDGEPGMTRIISIKREPEEGVFPEIEVVRVGDRGNRDCRARFSDAMRKELQREKAGSDHDPEPGVSGLEHSSEPFEGHMSSSEESGIPAKLRKVKEEKQEADCAPCELCGALLTDEDKSAHYLSNHMGHICACGRCGQVLIKGRQLQEHAERCGESQGGESDSHGEDETSLLEEPQGMEEGLLEATDLACPHCGMLFQNESLALEHALSCHDQELFRPALLGEAGELDHRRKHFCSICGKGFYQRCHLREHYTVHTKEKQFTCQTCGKQFLRERQLRLHTDMHKGMARYVCPVCDQGTFLKHDHVRHMISHLSAGETICQVCFQIFPGGEQLEKHMDVHLYICGVCGEKFRLRKDMRSHYNSKHTKRL is encoded by the coding sequence ATGGCGAGGCCGAGCCACAGCGATCACGTCCTCCAGCAGCTCAACAACCAGCGGGAGTGGGGCTTCCTGTGCGACTGCCTCATCGCCATCGGAGACATCTACTTCCGGGCGCACAAGGCTGTGCTGGCGGCCTGCAGCTCCTACTTCCGGATGATGTTCATTCGggaccagcagggggcggggcgTCTGGACCTCAGCAACATGCAGATCAGCGCCGAGTGCTTCGACCTCATCCTGCAGCTCATGTACCTGGGTCGTATCGTGGTGGGGAGCTACGAGTTCGAGGAGCTCAAGGCCTCCATGGCGTACCTGCAGATGTACTACATCCCCGACTCGCTGGAGGATCTCAGGGACATCAGGAGCTCCAACCTCACCCCGTCGTCTTCAGCCTCCACCGCGTCCAGTTCCTCCACCGGTCTCACCGGCGGGAAGATGATGTTTGGAGTCCGGATGTACGAGCAGCAGAGGCCCGCTGCACCGGAGGCGGAGCATTTACCAAAAGCAGCCAGCAGCACCGCCGGGCGCCCGGATGTCCCAGCGAGCATCAGCAGaccagcggcggcggcggaggaggTGGTGACTCCTCTGATAGCGGCTCCTCCTGTGGTGGACAGACTAGTCGATCAGCCGTGCGACTTGAGAAAGAGGCCCAGTGGCAGGAGTTCTGCGCTCAAAGACCGTCCTCGATTCGGCCGTACTTACACCTGCGACGACTGCGGCTTTGTCTTCAGCTGCGAGAAACTTTTAATCGAACACATCCTGACCTGCACCAACCGGAAGGCCTTTCACCAGCCGAGAGGCAACGCCGAAGGGGACAACGACTCCAGCAAAGCCGAGAGCTCCGCCTCCGAGAGCACAGAGGAACACAGGGTCATCTGTAAAGGTGAGGATGAGTGGCCCGAAGCCAAGGCCGACTCCGAGCTCGCCATCAGGTCAGCGGCCAGCGGGACGGACGGCGAGCCCGGGATGACCAGGATCATCTCCATCAAGAGGGAACCGGAAGAAGGCGTATTCCCTGAGATAGAGGTGGTCCGGGTCGGTGACCGCGGCAACAGAGACTGTAGAGCACGTTTCAGCGACGCCATGCGTAAAGAACTGCAGAGGGAGAAAGCTGGATCAGATCACGACCCGGAGCCCGGCGTCTCGGGTCTGGAACACAGCAGCGAGCCCTTTGAAGGCCACATGTCCAGCAGTGAAGAATCAGGGATCCCTGCCAAGCTCCGTAAGGTCaaagaggagaagcaggaggcCGACTGCGCCCCCTGTGAACTGTGCGGTGCTCTGCTGACGGACGAGGACAAGTCGGCCCACTACCTGTCCAACCACATGGGTCACATCTGTGCCTGTGGTAGGTGTGGCCAGGTGCTGATTAAAGGCCGCCAGCTCCAGGAGCACGCGGAACGCTGTGGCGAATCCCAAGGTGGCGAGTCGGACTCCCACGGGGAGGACGAGACGTCGCTGCTGGAGGAGCCGCAGGGGATGGAGGAGGGCCTGCTGGAGGCCACCGACCTGGCCTGCCCTCACTGCGGCATGCTGTTCCAGAACGAGAGCTTGGCGCTGGAGCACGCCTTGTCCTGCCACGACCAGGAGCTGTTCCGCCCGGCGCTGCTGGGGGAGGCCGGCGAGCTGGACCACCGACGCAAACACTTCTGCAGCATCTGCGGCAAAGGTTTCTACCAGCGCTGCCACCTGCGTGAGCACTACACCGTCCACACCAAGGAGAAGCAGTTCACTTGTCAGACCTGCGGGAAGCAGTTCCTGCGTGAGCGGCAGCTCCGGCTGCACACCGACATGCACAAAGGCATGGCGCGCTACGTCTGCCCGGTCTGCGACCAGGGAACCTTCCTCAAACACGACCACGTCCGCCACATGATCTCACACCTGTCGGCCGGGGAAACCATCTGCCAGGTGTGCTTCCAGATCTTCCCCGGCGGAGAGCAGTTGGAGAAACACATGGACGTCCACCTGTACATCTGCGGCGTCTGCGGAGAGAAGTTCCGTCTCCGTAAAGACATGAGGAGCCACTATAACTCCAAGCACACCAAGAGACTATAG
- the LOC129114820 gene encoding LOW QUALITY PROTEIN: zinc finger and BTB domain-containing protein 25-like (The sequence of the model RefSeq protein was modified relative to this genomic sequence to represent the inferred CDS: inserted 4 bases in 3 codons; deleted 3 bases in 2 codons) has product MEVSSHSLFLLQQLNVQREFGFLCDCTVAIGNVYFKAHRAVLAAFSNYFKMIFIHQSSECIKIQPTDIQPDVFSFLLHIMYTGMCPKQPVDQIRLQDGIKFLHAYQLCRKPGEGTADAAADMVRMSNLYGIQISSQLANKEAAGVPKTTTGSRGTEDGRSSGRGRSHSQLALAVGLEGVPSDRQASALRNVCSVASGDDSDISTRIKQERVEEEEGEDGEGEEGPGGSQGSSPVRAXLFKDRDLVLLCPRCGERCXVPEDLREHLFSLHRARLMEELDGGVEEGPAGVQLDSGCLEEALRQSQALANQLALELRRAGGSGGSPTPPSRPRRRKVACAVCSLRFPHRSQLQEHMYTHTGKPXRYHRYHRLCSQLFQASAHFCEGGATEPGGGASSGAAALSEEVNRDTQDNGSSCYSLDSEVSQESADAVPVE; this is encoded by the exons ATGGAGGTCTCGTCTCACAGcctcttcctgctgcagcagctcaacgTCCAGAGAGAGTTCGGGTTCCTGTGTGACTGCACCGTCGCCATCGGCAACGTCTACTTCAAAGCCCACCGAGCCGTTCTGGCTGCTTTCTCCAACTACTTCAAGATGATCTTCATTCACCAGTCCAG tgagtGCATAAAGATCCAGCCCACCGACATCCAGCCGGACGTGTTCAGCTTCCTGCTCCACATCATGTACACCGGCATGTGTCCCAAACAGCCGGTGGACCAGATCCGGTTACAGGACGGCATCAAGTTCCTTCACGCCTACCAGCTGTGCCGGAAACCCGGCGAGGGCACGGCCGACGCCGCCGCCGACATGGTCCGCATGTCCAACCTGTACGGGATCCAGATCTCCTCCCAGCTGGCCAACAAGGAGGCAGCCGGCGTCCCCAAGACCACCACGGGGTCCCGG GGCACTGAGGACGGACGCTCCTCCGGCCGGGGGCGGTCCCACTCCCAGCTGGCCCTCGCCGTCGGACTGGAGGGGGTCCCCTCAGACCGCCAGGCCTCCGCGCTACGCAACGTCTGCTCCGTGGCGTCTGGAGACGACTCGGACATCTCCACCCGCATCAAGCAGGAgcgtgtggaggaggaggagggggaggatggtgagggggaggagggtcCAGGGGGGTCTCAGGGGAGCAGCCCCGTCAGAG TCCTGTTCAAAGACCGGGACCTGGTCCTGCTGTGTCCCCGCTGTGGGGAGCGCT TCGTCCCCGAGGACCTGCGGGAGCACCTGTTCAGCCTCCACCGCGCCCGGCTGATGGAGGAGCTGGACGGCGGCGTGGAGGAGGGCCCGGCGGGGGTCCAGCTGGACTCCGGGTGTCTGGAGGAGGCGCTGAGACAGAGCCAGGCACTCGCCAACCAGCTGGCTTTagagctgaggagg gcaggggggTCGGGGGGCAGCCCGACGCCGCCGTCCCGCCCCCGGCGACGTAAGGTGGCCTGCGCCGTCTGCAGCCTGCGGTTCCCCCACCGGAGCCAGCTGCAGGAGCACATGTACACGCACACCGGCAAGCC CCGCTACCACCGCTACCACCGCCTCTGCAGCCAGCTCTTCCAGGCCTCCGCCCACTTCTGCGAGGGCGGAGCCACGGAGCCGGGGGGCGGAGCTTCGTCCGGTGCCGCCGCGCTCTCCGAGGAGGTCAACAGGGACACGCAGGACAACGGCAGCTCCTGCTACTCGCTGGACTCCGAGGTCTCCCAGGAGAGCGCAGACGCCGTGCCGGTGGAGTGA